Sequence from the Acidimicrobiia bacterium genome:
GTGTCGACGAGACCGTCCCCGCGGTCGCGGAACCCTCGGCGCGTCTCGGCGTTGTCGGCTCGCCACGCCGCCACGAGCTGCTCGGGTGTCAGCGCGGCCCGGTCGGCGATGCCGAGCTCGTTGGCCCGGGTCAGGTCGGTCCCGCCTCGCGCCTCGACGTCCTCGGTGAACGCCCGCACGGTGCCGGCGAGGCACGCGTGGTGGTAGTCCTCCGACGCCGCCAGGTGGGCGACGACGTCTCGGACCGACCAGCCGGGGCAGCGCGAGCGCGCCGACCAGCCGGACGCCGGGAGGCCCGACAGGTGGGCGGCGAGGCGAGCCGACTCCTGGTCGAGGAGGTCGCACGGGTCGAGGCCCCGCAGCTCGGCGTCGTCGGTCACGGCCCGAGTCTCTCGCGGCCGGCGAGCCGGGGCCGCGCCCGGGCCTCGGACCCGTAGGGTCGCAGGCGGTGACGACGGCTTCCTGCCTGATCGACTACCGGGGCGCGTACACCTTCCCGGTGTCGCCGCCGGAGCTCTGGGACGCGATGGAACGAACGGACCGCTTCCAGGGCTGGTGGCGCTGGCTGTCGGAGTTCAGGCTCGAGGGCGACGGGCTCCGGGCCGGGTCCGTCCTCACGGGCGTCGTCGCGCCACCGGTGCCGTACCGGATGCGGGTGCGCGTCGACCTCGAGGAGTGCGTGCGGCCCTCGCGGATCCGGGCCTCGGTCCACGGCGATCTCGAGGGGCCGGCCGAGCTGCGGCTGGCGGCGCGCCCGGGCGGGTCCCGGGTCGACGCCGCGTGGACCCTCGAGATGATGCAACGCCCGATGCGGCTGGCGGCCCGGGTCGCCCACCCGTTGCTGCGGTGGGGGCACGACCGCGTCGTCGAGGCGACGGTGGACAGCTTTCGACGTCACCTCGCCAGCGCCGACCCGGCGGGCGCGGGCGGCGTCGACGGCTGAGCCGGCGGCGTCAGCTGGTCGGCTTGCGCCGGTCGCGGTGCCGGTGGAGCAGCACGTCGACGGCGACGTAGCCCGAGATCACGAGGGCGCCGCCGAGCGCCGCGAGGCCGCCGGCGAGCCAGGCGAGGTCGCGGTTGATCGTGCTCGCCACTCGGTCGAAGGGATCGGCCATCACCATCCTCGGTTTCCGACGAGGCAGGCCGAGCGAGCCGACGGACATTCGCGTTCGCGCGCCGTCGCGCCCGCTCGCCGTGAGGACACGTTCGTCTCCTCTCCTCGGCGTGCGAGGGTACCGAGGGCTGGGCGCCCAGCCACGGATGGTCGCGCCGCCGTTCGACGAGGAGGTGGCGACGGCCGACGCCGCGGGCGCGGCGGTGGCCGGTCCTCGCCGCGCCCGATTGCGACGAGCGCGAGCTCGCGTCGGCGCGTCATCACTGGGTCAACCGCGAGTGGACGTCGGTCCCGAAGCCGGTGAGCCCGGGCTGGGCCGCGTAAGCCGAGCCGGGGGGCAACCGGAGCAGCGCCTCGAGGTCCGTGGTGCCGCCTCGACCGCGGTGACCTCGGCGCGCCGCACCTGCTCGACGGCGTCCGCGGCGTGGGCCCCGGCGCCGACCAGGTCCAGGACCCGCGGCACGAACGGTTCGTCGTCGTCGGCCAACGCTTCCCTCCCGGCGGGCGGCGAGGAAGCCGAGGGCCTCGTCGCCGCGGTCGAGCGTCGCCCCGACGACGGGCTGCTACCTTCCCCGACCGGCGGTGCCGAGACCATGAAGTTCGACGCGATCAGCATGGCGCAGCCGGTGCGCGACGTCCCGGCCCTCGTTCGCGACGCGGAGGCGGCGGGCTTCGACGGGCTCTGGTTCACCGAGAGCGGGCACACCGCGTACACCGGCTGCACGGCGGCCGCGCTGACGGCGCAGCGGCTCGACGTCGGGACGGCGGTGGCGCTCGCGTTCCCGCGCAGCCCCATGGTCACCGCCCAGGTCGCGTGGGAGCTGGCCGACGCCACGGGCGGGCGGTTCATCCTCGGGCTCGGCACGCAGGTGAAGGCGCACATCGAGCGCCGGTACGGCGTGGCGTTCGAGCACCCGGGGTCGCGGCTGC
This genomic interval carries:
- a CDS encoding maleylpyruvate isomerase family mycothiol-dependent enzyme, giving the protein MTDDAELRGLDPCDLLDQESARLAAHLSGLPASGWSARSRCPGWSVRDVVAHLAASEDYHHACLAGTVRAFTEDVEARGGTDLTRANELGIADRAALTPEQLVAAWRADNAETRRGFRDRGDGLVDTSVGDYPCRWQAFHVAGELAVHADDIFVPITEAEREARRTWRTRFSRFALREAKPDLDVGVEAGRTRVVGGGVDVAVEDDELVEAVAGRLDAGSTLDPTARAALSTMP